One region of Pararhizobium qamdonense genomic DNA includes:
- a CDS encoding NIPSNAP family protein: MVYEMRTYRLKNGAIPDYLKVVEDEGIAIQKRHLGDLVGYFFSEIGVINEIVHIWGFSSLDDRETRRTSLMADPAWQAFLPKIRDLIEVAENKILKPAAFSPVGGTRPV; the protein is encoded by the coding sequence ATGGTCTATGAGATGCGAACCTACCGGTTGAAGAATGGAGCCATCCCCGACTATCTCAAGGTGGTGGAGGACGAGGGTATCGCCATCCAGAAGCGGCACCTGGGCGACCTCGTCGGCTATTTCTTCTCGGAAATCGGCGTCATCAACGAGATCGTCCACATCTGGGGTTTCTCCAGCCTGGATGACCGGGAAACCCGACGCACTTCGCTGATGGCGGATCCGGCCTGGCAGGCATTCTTGCCGAAAATCCGTGACCTGATCGAAGTCGCTGAAAACAAGATTTTGAAACCTGCAGCCTTTTCACCGGTGGGAGGAACACGGCCGGTCTGA